The genomic region gcggcgtatttgcgtaatttattttgttttgttggatttttttgtgattgtaacaaaaacaagatgagtgttgttgacgaaataattgccttaaaatctgctggaacactaaattatgaacggcggcttgagaaaaaagaaagtggtcgaccaaaaccaaacatgaatttaaaacaaacaacaaaggataggggtaaggacattcaaagatattttaaagaatcaatgtacaatttgtgtgattggatttgtggctgcagtgtgagaaatgcatttttttgctatccgtgtttactgttttcgaatgacgctgtatgggcgaaaaatggagtaactgacattaagcatttaaaagtgaaaattacaaaacatgcctcttcaactactcatataaattcatcaatgagttacgcaagtttaggacgtgttaacataagacagcaacttgatagtgtatatcgtaaatctgtgcatgactttaatgaattggtatctaaaaataggtatattttaaacaaactaatcgactgtgtaaaattttgtggagttttcgaaattgcattgcgcggtcatgacgaaagtgacagctccaataatcgtggaatttttctgggccttatcgattttgtttctgaactggatttaatgtttaaagaacacattgaaaaaagtacagtatttaaaggaacatcgaaaacaattcagaacgatattttagaatcaatgttagccattgtgcatactcatatcatgaaggagattggccagacaaattttgtggccattcaagtagatgagaccacagacagctccaataaaacgcagatgattatcatattgcgatatgtattaactggtattgtacatgaaagattttggaaatttgttaaccccctaggtactacagcacaacatttaactaatgtaatattggaagaacttcaattattaaaaattaatgaagcacctgaaaaattgattgcccaaagttacgatggtgcatcagtcatgagcggtaaactgggaggagtacaaacaaaaattaaagaaatatacccaaatgcacacttcattcactgctatgcccatcaatttaatcttatcctccaaaaagcggcgagtcaacacaaaccgataaaaatattttttgcaaatttacacggattttcgtcctttttcggccgatctccaaaacgtacgatggttctggatagagtggttaaagtaaggctacctaaagctgcgcctactcgatgggctttcaatacaaaatgtgttgaaattgtatacacttataaagatgatttaaaatcttgcttagaggaaattattgatgaggagcaagatggtaacaatatgaatcaagcaactggtttaaaaagacatttggaagatgagcattttttattttggttaaattttttccataaaataatgccccatgttgatatattgtttaaacaattgcaaatgcgagacattgatgttatatctgtcaaaaattgtatcctgtcttttaacaacaatatccaaataattagaaatactattttggaatcagaagtaccaagcacatcaacagcaaaaaaaagaaaaactactgcagaggatccaaagcgacgaactgcacttgaaatttgtgatattattatatctgaaataaatcacaggtttagtttcaatgatcatctcatgatttcacagttattctacatagagaaatttgaagcatacactaccaactttccgcaaaatattttaaaaatggtgacggctaattatcccacagtgaatatttccaaactaaaatcggaacttgaagtcttatattgtcgtgaggattttcgcaatagtgctggtgcagtagccatacttcagctttttattaacatgaatttgtctgaaacattttctgaagcagtgaagttattaaatattttgtgcacactccctatgacaaccgtggaaagtgagagatgtttttctactttaaaaagagtaaaaacattcctgcgtaatacgatgggacaacctagacttagtgccttgtctatgctgagcatcgagaaaacgcttgtcaagagcattccaaatttcaatgagaaggtcatagactattttgcagaactaaaggatagaagaattgacttaaaatataaaaatatttaaagtaagtttcgttttaataaatttacaatttattatactataaatattcctatctatatatcagtcaataacctgttcataccatttttcctatattttttaaaagatttactctaaaaaaagacaaatttaattttcggaaaactagggtaaatagtattgagttttatctaagtctgtattttttatctaaaatataaatgctaaaagatcttttaaatactttaaaaaatcaacagtttgaagttttcaaaccaaaatgacccccctgaagattgacccacgagccgccgctgatGAGTACaataacttgtaaagcggtaatgattaatttgatttaagatagtaattagggggtgactttccccagtttttttaccaaaaaaaaagagatcaactttattttcagcgtaacttgcttacttttgatgctatgtaagaaacatttttaaaaaacggatatacctacaaatttttttaacattttaaaaaagttgtaatgatttttctccaaaaagtgcatgattttttggttattttaagttaaaataattcactttgaaatttgacggatatgaacctattatGAACCgcctaaaacgtgtttttttttttgaaaattaaaggtATTTAATTAAAGgatattaacttggtgaaaaaattcaatagaacaaaaggtgcttagaattagacgttttgtCAATTTCCGAACTGATTTTgagcatatattttttcaccacttATAAGGGGTGAACCTCACCCCCGGGACAAAAGCACAcggaggcccaatatcattttattctttgacttgttatctatgtttttgccaaatttcatgtcgatccaagcggtgctttaaaatttaaagcaaaaactgCGATTCAATGTATTTATAAGTTGCTAACCGTCGCTAAGGGCagccgacacaataaatcacattcgTAACGAAAAATATATCTCCACTACacttaaaaaatcatttttaataattaaatgtaattttcggttaaaataattttatttctttagtcaatgactatgaaataatttcttaattgttataaataaagtcactacgatttaagaaaacaaaaacaattatctcggcttcagttggtcgtagaaaatttttattttattttgaatctttattttgtcttcatcAACAATACCCTGTAaattagaaactcataggatgtacaggggcggcttcagttctaaatgtttataacaaaatttgcccctttattttcaaacccgaaataagaggttgaaaaatgttatacgcatttatttacatcagaatatgaaaatataagtctttaggaggagagtggatcttggattaactctctacgattttttttaagttatagccttggacatttttgaccccttgggataaacaatttataatatctaagcaacaagttcgcCAATCGggctctacaattttttttatgtttgatattagaagatcttcattttaaagcattaataaatacataaaagttatttttacaataaacgATGCAATTGCAataaacggccattttggacctttggccggctgttttgcaataacttattaacaaaattaaactttcCATAGcttaaattgtaagttttttaatttactataattttctatttaaaagtttttctctaaaataaatatcctaggctgcaaaattaaaaatctttaaaaattgcaaatttaacaaatgaaaaacatcATAAATAAAAAAACCGCACCAAATTTTTGGTTGCATTTTAGTAGAAGTTGTTCCtgccatcgtcctttacaacacctggtaggtttcaaaaattcctgaattatatcgcATCCCTCAACTACTCAACCAAGGAAATATTGATGGCAAAAGTGGAGTAGGTCGCAAACAAATGCCGTGGCAGCAAAATATAAAGAATTGGACATGCATAAATAACACTGGCAAACTTTTGCATGCCACAAAAGACAGACGTCTGACCTTAACCCTTTCACTATCACTTCCCTTTAGAGTGAttaaaaaattctaatttttggtATACAAAGTATTGTTGCACTAtagattatttttttacataaaaagaatTTAACTACCCCCACCCTTCCAGTACAGGATGTCCATCACAATGGACAAAAAAAGTTCATGGaagtaaaaaaaaacattgaGTGTTAAGTTTTTATTGATCATTGTCAAAAGTAATATAAATTATAACATTTACTTTGTATGAAATGTGGAAAAACAATTCCTTTCCTTTAAAATACATAAATGAACTTTGCATGTTTGACAAAATATATGTGTCCTGCTCTTACACTCCTCATTTTTGCATCTTGAGGCTTCCTTTTTATCATCATACTGTGGAAGATGATGGTATCCATCAAATCTAAGGTCTTTTAGAGGACTTATTtcagttttttttctttttggagGGACCTGGATCCTCGAACCTTTTTGAAGGCCTGCCTCTTTTAGAAGCACGTCTACTGCAGATTAGATTTTCGGCCACTTCTTGGCGAAAAGCTAACAATTCAAGGATTTCCCTCTTGTTTACTCCCAAAAGAATAGCTTGAGTGCGATACTCAAGCCATGAATTTACCAGGGCTAAATCAATGGCATGAGTGATCATTCTCACAGTCCATTTCTTTGATCTGACATAGGATCGGTATAGACTTAGTAAGAAGTCCAACTTGTCGACGCCGCCCATGTTACTGTTGTATCGTCTTATACCGTCTTATATCGTCTTATAGCTTCAGGCCTGGGAATCTGCACATATTCTTTTCTTGTTTTGTCCCATCTTTTACATTCATCCGACTCTCCAATTCCAACGAAGTTAGATGCTGTCAGCACTGCCTTGTTATCATACCATTATGTGATGACAATACCGTCCTTGCTAATTGCGGTAGCAGCAAAACCACGCCCATTTGTTTTCATTTCTTTATCGCTGGGTAACTTTGGATTGGCAAACCGGTTAACTCTTATGGTTCCTATACAGTATATAGACTTGGAGtccagatttttttttattataagttattcactacatgcaatcaataaacaaaaaaaattataagcatgttagttgtttgttcaaaggggtgtaagtataaatttggatttgttatccaaTGATAACAAAAACTCCACTAGCCTCTTAAATTATTGAACTGTGCCCTGAAAGGGTAAGTAGTTCACTGCACTGCACTGCACGACACTTCACTTCATTGCTGCTTAGAACCTATGTGGTAGCTCCAGTGGTTTGTGCCTCCTCAGTCTCCGAGTCTGCTCACTATTATCCAGCAGGTTTAGTGCAAGATTATTAGGGTGGTtttctaattttaccaaatagcggctgctgtattcactcactgtctcctttactgtggctacttgaagatcgtctctgatttctctgttaggtataaaccaaggtgcatttgttaTGGTCCGTAGTACCTTCGACTGAAAGCGTTCCAATATCTCTATGTTTGAGTTTGCGGCCGTACCCCATAGTTGTACACCATATGTCCATATTGGTTTTAAGGCTACTTTATATATGGAGTCCAGATATTGGATCAACTTATAGGTACTAAAGAAATTGTCAAAAAATAGGCCGTGGTTTTTCTCAGATATTCTTTCACTAAGTTGCATAACTACAGCAGCTGCCGATCCATATTTTACGTAAATGGGATTAATGGGCGTTGTTGAACCTTGATAAATCAAGAAATCATATATCAGTCCACTCTGGCCAGCCAAGATGTATATTTTGATACCCCATTTGTTGGGTTTGTTTTTCatatattgttttatatttatttgtcCCTTGAATGGGACTATTTGCTCATCGACACACAAGTTAGTTTCTAGTGGTAGCTGCTGGCATCTTTTTCTTACTGACTCGTACAGACATCTGACTTTCCACAATCTGTAACAAACCAATATAAATAAAGCAAATTTAAGCAAATTttgaagaagaaaaaacaaattgagttgagagtgaaataAATTAATTGGCTTATTGGTAGAAAATATCGACTCTctattgagaacaaactgctaatttataaaacagtcatcagacttATATGGACATACGGAAtcgaactatggagttgtgccagcaaatcaaatacaaaaataatccAAAGAAcgcaatcaaaaattctacgcaccatcgcaaatgccccgtggtacatacTGCAGCCaataaacaacagaagattgcgaagattatggcccatagatcttcgctgaaactgaggtgaaatcgctgggtgatgtacctcataacgccatatTAGGGTACaatattatagtttttgttattgtgcttgttatcaaattaacttagagaatatgaaattctgattgttaataaattattatatataaaaaaaattaccaaaatttGTTATCTAAATACCTACCTATCTTTGTTGTCTTCATTGCGACTCAAAATATCGACCAAATATATTGTCTGTCGCAACTTGTAGAATCTAGACAGACTTAGGGAATCTTTTACTAATGGTATTCCCATACTACGGTGCCAATACATGCAGACTCTAGGAAACTGTAAGTTTCCCATAACAATATGGACCCCAATAAAAGTCTTGATTTCATCCAAGTTTGTAGGTGGAAATCTAGCAATATTTTTTTGTGTACCATATAAATTTGTCATATCAGCCATTTGTTGTAGTATCTCATCGGGAAtatatttggtaaaaaattcaACTCGTGGTGGCAAATCTACAACAGGGGTAGTCGGAACGGTTGAATGCCAATGAACATTTCTTGTTTCGTATTGTACATTTTCCCCTTgtatccaatttatttttgatttgtcaTTAAGACCATGTTCTTTCTCAAAATTTGTTTGGTTCCTTTTCAACTCATCTTTGTCATTTTCCCCCATATTTTCACCATTTACAATTAGCCCCAACCTTTCTTCTTCATCTGCCAAATCTACGTCTTCAACGTCGCTGTTTTCAGGTTCATTTTCATTTCCATTATTTTTATCTATAGTTACATCTAGAATATCATTATTTCTTTGTTCTCTAGATATTTCGTCTGACTCCCAACCATCATCATCATCTGCCAGGTACTCAATATTTGAAACATCATCGTTCTCAAGATAATAAAGAAGTTCTTCTTGGGTTAGCtgtctttttgaattttttcttgcgTTTGCCATTatctaaaaaacaaaaacaaacgtATGAAGGACAAACATTAGTAAATATccatataaaacaaaaaaaataaaacttttgaaAACTAAATTTAGTCAATTTTTAGGGGTGCCCCTCCCACAACAATTTATTGTCTCGCGTCTCCACCATACCGACACTACTAAtacaaaatagaaataaaatttataacttttgcaaaaacaTGGTCTAATAATATATTGTCCACAAACTGCGTTTGTCCATGGTAATGTACATACTAATTCAAACTACATCTGTGGACTTTGTATTATATTAAGCATTATAAATTATTATGGAACTCCAACGTTGAAACATGTACTTACCAATAGCAAATCATAAAACTTCTAATTTTAGTAGATTTACAAGAAAACGTAAAATATATCACATAACCTTAAATGCACCTGTTTGCACAACACGCCACTCACGTTTTAAATGTTGCCTAACGTCTATTGTCAAACTTTATCGCACTTACTACCAACCTAAAAACTTTAAAATAGGTTGTACTTTCTGATGTACAAATGTAGATTAGGAGATAAATAATTCTGAATTTCATATAGGGCAATAAAATTCAATGTACATGGTGATGTACAAAAATAGTGAAAGGGTTAAGGTTAATTCGTCAGCGCactatagataagaagaagaagcttaaaatatttataaagaagaaatcaagtaaataatagccaacctctatgaatttgaataagaaattatacaaaaaaaaattaaaattacatataaaaatataaaataaaatattggaataattaaataaatatttatataataaataattaaaaattaatatcaaatataaaataaaataaatcaaaaatcaaaaaaaaatattaatcaaacaaaaaaaaattaaactaaaacctgaaattttaaaactcaatggtctgaggctcaccgaaataccattgagaatatcataaaatcgattagacctgcacttaaaattattcgtgactatttttagatgaatagtgctggcatttctcatctgagTATGAGAAATTGGCATTTCTCATCTGAGTATGAGAAATgggagcacttttataaaaattacatgttcaaaaaaaaagtaataatttatcttttgtttattagtttttgtttatttgttattatttgttcattagaattgtttattagaattgtttacaatttgtagttttcataattagtagtagattagggctattgttaattagtcaaatagaaaaaattcttaaagtaataatattgtaataaactactgtgatcccatcaggaaacgacctggattagtcacaagagACCAGGTCAATAAttgtatagtactataaataaataaaaaaaattataaagtgtaTCGCTTAAATTATTACACAGTGTAACTGATATCCTTCTGCCAATTTATTAACAGCTATTTCGTTTACATTTTTTCTACTGAGCCACAAAAAtatttccaacattttttctTCTATTCGTTTTAATTAAATCCTCTTACTAGACATTCGAGAAAAAGGCCATAAGACACAACCCATAAAATAAGCATTATGAACTAAGCTGTTCCGACCTGTACTGTCATTTCCGCCCCAATTCACGTTAACGTTTCCTCCATATTCATAAGAAGGCAGGTTTTAACCCCAAAAGAACTTACCTTTGCAATTTCTTGTGAATGCTCGGGTTAACTTCTGAGAAGTCGAATACACAAGTAGCGTTGTCAAGGATATTCAGCTTTATGTTTTTCAATAGACATTATTTACATAAAGCAGAGACATATATAATTTAAGCTCAGAAAAAGCACAAAGAGACATTGCAATATTTTAATGAAAAAGAGTGTGCAAACAAGCAatgtaaattgtttaaaaaaccaGATATTTTCCTGAATAAACTTTCCTTAAGTGATAAATATAAACTTTAATGTAGAGAATTTTTGTTTTAGGGCactcaatgagggtatttggctccgaattccatcctactgaatcgatttacttgatattttcacagtaagtagggaatagctcaagaaacaaagtctaccctatgccgcttttatcttggggggtggttcccaccccttcttaggggtgaaaaatgttttggttaaaatagccacggaagaggctagagaacttaattttaagcaaaaattgttttttaaatattttttgaaaactcaatactttttgagttgctcgtggttaaaaattggccattttcattgaaaaatgacaccttttcggacggatttttgcgaataccttaaaaactatgcatgtaacaaaaaaaactatatatagtatttctgtaggttataaaaaacaaagagattcgttccttcataaattttctagttaaaatacaaagagggatatggtaggtaagaagagtttgtgtttttgctgcatgctcaaatcgatgtgtttaacttgaaataacagagaaactgtcgattttaggtgtataatgataccaataacttttgtagtgcttgagaagacctttaaaacgagcaatactaaatgtcgattacattcaaacaaAGCGAGATATTctgaaaaaaattgatgactaatgtattttaagaagaaatgagaagtatatttaaccccccATCCATCacaatttaaatacatcgtttttcttctacaatactttttactataatgttatttctatgtttaaaaagttggactggattaaaatgaatgtttttaaaaaaaaataaaatcaaattatatagcgcatttttaaattttcttaaaaatcttccttttcctccatgtaactcgaaaaagataagggatacgaaaaaagataccacacaaaaatgtagggctttttcagataaaaatttcttttttatttttcattactgtatctcttatcattttcaagttacatggagaaaaaggaagatttttaagaaattttaaaaatgcgctctaaaattggatctttttttttaatagcagCTATAGCTATAGCTATAGCTATAAACAATAGCAGCAATGTctcggcaaattttgtttagccgGGTGACCTCATAACACAGGACACAGTCAGctaaaacaatacataatagtcttataATAATGTATACGGATAAGATTATTTCTTGTGATTacattcctagaaaactaataatgaaaaaattatttatgtaaatttttataagtGCTAAtgctaaggtgacatatttttaaaaatttggatatgatattcgatattactgtaggcgtcgcaacgcaggaatATTGTGTTACATATATgaatatgattagaagacgactatttttaaaaccaggacaattaatttcagagcaaagGAGTCGGCTGCTGAGAAAGCATgtactaaaaaattttatttttacattataataatgacctctgagtacatgtcaaatgaGTCGAGTGTTcatttaatggatattttgattcgctatgtatgtttatgatattgttcgtaatgcgcataagtccaattttcaaaattcatgttacaatttttttttgtttctcatagggTATCTAAGAATATAGTCGAACTTACATACTcactaaaacgaccctcagttctaactgcaagacgcaagagtctggcaggcttagtcttgttcttgctaaAGTCTTGCaaggtaagtcttggtcttggtcttgctaaatttaggcggtcttggtcttggtcttgcgaaaacgcaagaacaagaccaagactgcaagaccaagaccgattttgggtaACACTACTTGAAATTGATCTTTTTCTACgatattttcttgcattttaacGAAAAATCCACAACCGCGTATTAAAAAACTAACAGACCTCTAACAGATGCTTCAAAACTTCCGTAAATAATTAAGTCAACAATGGTTGCTAAGGTCGTAATATACGATACAATTTAAAACTATCTCCTTTCAATGTATTAAAGGTTtcttaaaacgttttttaaaatttaatttaaactatattattgcatttttaacacgtttgtagaaaaaatattgtatgatatatgtgttaaaagtacatttttaagtcactcatgtgaattgcagaattcgcttcgctcattctgcaaactttcacatgcgtgccttaaaattgtactttaaaCACTTGTatcataatagtatattatgcaacgagcatatAATGacggtcattatgaagcgagtatgagggttacgaaacgagccgtatgcggtgagattcgtatagagtacgagcttcataatgataattaaatgcaagttgtatacactattttttctatgatcatttacaacaaaaaatatattcaaatttattaattttgtaacacaaatagattgagtagtttgtcagtttgacagtttgaCTCGctattggtcactgcgcgtgtaccacctttattgcgaatgccatatcgcgattctatggTGCGATTTCTATATCGcgaaaaatctgtatcttaatgaaaatctgtatcataattaAGTTCaatatgatacaggtagtgacatcataattgatatattatagtatgagaatagaaaaataactattttctacaaccgtgttaaaaatgcaatttttagcactccatacgtgcgttaaaaatgctactttaaggcactagtgccttaaaatttttatggcactgcaattcgtattgatcgtataggcacttttgatgtaatgtcaaaaaaatataaaaatggaatgtcagtcaagttcaagtaaaagtttttgtagatattgtcctgtaattacgtttgtagaaaaaatattgtatgatatgcgtgttaaaaagtacatttttaaggcattcatgtgaattgcagaactcgctatcgctcattctgcaaactttcacatgcgtgccttaaacgtgtacttttaacacttataattaagtattttctatgggaaattagccacaattttagtaacaaattaatttattaacgtttcgaagcccaaatcgggtttcgttgtcaaaatacaaaataatattaaaataaacaacaatgttgttgctaagtaaaaaaattcttctaataatttatttaatctgactcatttatattggcaattcagacgtatattatacattttaaagtagaagactttaaaatgatatcgcgaatatttatgagttgcgttcctgggacgactttactaaaagatagttcattcgattagatgaaatcaatcccaactcaagaatatccgtcgcaaaaaaatcatagcatgtgatctgtctttaaaaagacaaccaaatgcaacgatggcagtaaaattctcgcgttagagattccatagtaaatcacgagggaaaaccaggaaaaacctcgtgatactatcccgatatcgtaagtatttggtcttacatttaatttaccttcaaaaaactaataccaaattctgactttaatatgtttaaattataaataatattaataatacatagatatacaatgagtaatactaaaatataaaatctgtattaactcgatatgttattgacttactaatcgtggtattttctttctattgacttcctctttcagtatgggtacccacatcctactgcattctaccgaggaatttgcgacacagttggtttcatttagcataattagagccgcttctttgatttaacacttatatcataaataactattaaaatacGATTTTACGAATAATTTTAGAGGTCACCttaattttacttattaaaaagTATATTTGATAAAGAAGCCGTTCCTAAAAAATGAATGCAGTAAATTTATTCCGATTTACTATCCCCTTAGCGAAAATAAATCTCATTTACCTCTAAACGTTTAATTCTTTTTAAAGCTGAAGTTTCGCTTACGAATATTTGTTAGATGTTATCTAGAGTGTACTTTAAAACAATGGAACAGGGGCAAAATATATTGCTTCTGTTTTATAATTAGGAAAATAATGGAAATTTTACAGGCGTGTTATTTTTCCATTGTTCATTCATTTTTGTAATCTGGAAAAATATTCAATTCGGGTAAATATTTCATAGACTTTTGCCGTGGTCTTTGTTATAATTA from Diabrotica virgifera virgifera chromosome 3, PGI_DIABVI_V3a harbors:
- the LOC126881064 gene encoding piggyBac transposable element-derived protein 4-like; amino-acid sequence: MADMTNLYGTQKNIARFPPTNLDEIKTFIGVHIVMGNLQFPRVCMYWHRSMGIPLVKDSLSLSRFYKLRQTIYLVDILSRNEDNKDRLWKVRCLYESVRKRCQQLPLETNLCVDEQIVPFKGQINIKQYMKNKPNKWGIKIYILAGQSGLIYDFLIYQGSTTPINPIYVKYGSAAAVVMQLSERISEKNHGLFFDNFFSTYKLIQYLDSIYKVALKPIWTYGVQLWGTAANSNIEILERFQSKVLRTITNAPWFIPNREIRDDLQVATVKETVSEYSSRYLVKLENHPNNLALNLLDNSEQTRRLRRHKPLELPHRF